From a region of the Sesamum indicum cultivar Zhongzhi No. 13 linkage group LG3, S_indicum_v1.0, whole genome shotgun sequence genome:
- the LOC105159384 gene encoding ATP-dependent zinc metalloprotease FTSH, chloroplastic-like encodes MASTLTNPLLSSNFFGTQIFISPPTPKTVPRSFLVPQAILNRKNSSKSKNVANHAALAALLFSSVTPQALALDSTPPPAPAAQVIEIEAQRPGPSSPFAQNLILNAPKPQSQPTSDLPEGSQWRYSEFLNAVKKGKVERVRFSKDGGVLQLTAVDGRRATVIVPNDPDLIDILAMNGVDISVSEGDTGNGLFSFIGNLLFPFLAFAGLFFLFRRAQGGPGGPGGLGGPMDFGRSKSKFQEVPETGVTFADVAGADQAKLELQEVVDFLKNPDKYTALGAKIPKGCLLVGPPGTGKTLLARAVAGEAGVPFFSCAASEFVELFVGVGASRVRDLFEKAKSKAPCIVFIDEIDAVGRQRGAGLGGGNDEREQTINQLLTEMDGFSGNSGVIVLAATNRPDVLDSALLRPGRFDRQVTVDRPDVAGRVKILQVHSRGKALAKDVDFEKIARRTPGFTGADLQNLMNEAAILAARRDLKEISKDEISDALERIIAGPEKKNAVVSDEKKRLVAYHEAGHALVGALMPEYDPVAKISIIPRGQAGGLTFFAPSEERLESGLYSRSYLENQMAVALGGRVAEEVIFGQDNVTTGASNDFMQVSRVARQMVERFGFSKKIGQVAIGGPGGNPFLGQQMSTQKDYSMATADVVDAEVRELVDRAYTRAKQIITTHIDILHKLAQLLIEKETVDGEEFMSLFIDGKAELYVA; translated from the exons ATGGCTTCAACATTAACAAACCCTCTACTTTCCTCCAACTTCTTTGGTACCCAGATCTTCATTTCGCCTCCCACGCCAAAAACTGTCCCTAGATCATTCTTAGTGCCACAAGCAATTCTCAATCGCAAGAATTCCAGCAAATCAAAGAACGTCGCAAATCATGCTGCTCTTGCTGCCTTACTTTTTTCTTCAGTTACTCCTCAAGCATTAGCACTCGATAGTACTCCACCACCTGCTCCTGCTGCGCAAGTGATTGAAATTGAGGCCCAGAGGCCCGGGCCGTCATCACCCTTTGCCCAAAATCTAATCTTGAATGCGCCAAAGCCTCAATCCCAGCCCACTTCCGACCTCCCTGAGGGTTCCCAATGGCGCTACAGTGAGTTCTTGAATGCTGTGAAGAAGGGAAAGGTTGAGAGAGTGAGGTTCAGTAAAGACGGAGGTGTCCTTCAGCTGACAGCCGTAGATGGGCGCAGGGCAACTGTGATTGTCCCTAATGACCCTGACTTGATTGACATTTTGGCAATGAATGGCGTTGATATTTCCGTCTCTGAGGGTGATACTGGAAATGGGTTGTTTAGTTTTATTGGAAATTtgctctttccttttcttgccTTTGCTgggcttttctttttgtttaggCGAGCGCAGGGGGGTCCAGGTGGCCCTGGAGGGCTCGGCGGGCCAATGGATTTCGGGCGGTCCAAGTCCAAGTTCCAGGAGGTGCCTGAGACTGGTGTGACATTCGCTGATGTGGCAGGGGCTGATCAAGCAAAACTGGAGTTGCAGGAAGTGGTCGATTTCTTGAAAAACCCTGATAAGTACACTGCACTGGGTGCAAAAATCCCGAAAGGTTGTCTTTTGGTTGGTCCGCCGGGTACTGGGAAGACCCTCCTGGCAAGAGCCGTGGCTGGTGAGGCTGGGGTGCCCTTTTTCTCATGTGCAGCATCAGAGTTTGTGGAGCTGTTTGTGGGTGTAGGAGCTTCAAGAGTGAGGGATTTGTTTGAGAAGGCCAAGTCGAAAGCACCTTGTATTGTGTTCATTGATGAGATTGATGCCGTGGGAAGGCAGAGAGGAGCAGGTCTTGGTGGTGGGAATGATGAGAGAGAGCAGACCATTAATCAGCTGTTGACGGAAATGGATGGATTTTCGGGTAACTCAGGTGTTATAGTGTTGGCAGCAACTAACAGGCCGGATGTTCTTGATTCTGCATTGTTGAGGCCGGGGAGGTTTGATAGACAGGTAACTGTTGACAGGCCTGATGTTGCTGGGAGGGTCAAGATTCTTCAG GTGCATTCCAGAGGAAAGGCCCTCGCAAAGgatgttgattttgaaaagattGCCCGGAGAACACCAGGTTTCACTGGGGCAGATTTGCAAAACCTGATGAATGAAGCAGCCATCCTTGCAGCGCGGCGTGACCTTAAGGAAATAAGCAAGGACGAGATATCTGATGCGCTGGAGAGAATTATTGCTGGGCCAGAGAAGAAAAATGCTGTTGTTTCTGATGAAAAGAAGAGGCTGGTTGCTTATCATG AGGCTGGACATGCTTTGGTTGGTGCGCTGATGCCAGAGTACGACCCAGTTGCCAAGATCTCCATCATTCCTCGTGGCCAAGCTGGTGGACttaccttctttgctccaagtGAAGAGAGACTCGAGTCAGGGTTGTACAGTAGAAGCTACCTAGAAAATCAGATGGCCGTTGCTCTTGGTGGAAG GGTTGCCGAAGAGGTTATTTTTGGACAGGACAATGTAACAACAGGAGCATCCAATGACTTCATGCAAGTTTCAAGGGTTGCAAGGCAAATGGTTGAGAGATTTGGGTTCAGCAAAAAGATTGGACAAGTGGCCATTGGTGGACCTGGTGGAAATCCCTTCCTTGGTCAACAG ATGTCAACCCAGAAAGACTACTCCATGGCAACTGCAGACGTTGTAGATGCGGAAGTCAGAGAACTGGTAGACAGAGCATACACAAGGGCCAAACAGATAATCACAACTCATATTGACATTCTACACAAACTTGCTCAATTGCTAATAGAGAAAGAAACTGTTGACGGTGAAGAGTTTATGAGCCTTTTCATTGATGGCAAGGCGGAACTATATGTTGCATGA
- the LOC105159592 gene encoding probable serine/threonine-protein kinase At4g35230 encodes MAWPDPKQFAEEAKEVGKLRHKRLANLIGYCCDGDERLLVAEFMPNETLAKHLFHWENQTPEWAMRLRVAFYIAEALDYCSSEGRPLYHDLNAYRVLFDENGDPRLSCFGLMKNSRDGKSYSTNLAYTPPEYLRNGRVTPESVVFSFGTVLLDLLSGKHIPPTHALDMIRGKNILLLMDSHLEGNFSTEEATVVFDLASRCLQYEPRERPKTKDLVSTLAPLQNKPNVPSYVMLGIPKCEEAPSTPPHPLSPMGDACSRMDLTAIHQFLVMQHYKDDEGTNELSFQEWTQQMRDMLDARKRGDLAFRDKEFKTAIDCYSQFIDVGTMISPTVHARRSLCYLMCDQPDAALRDAMQAQCIYPEWSTAFYMQAVALAKLDMHKDAADMLNEAAMLEEKKQRGGKVS; translated from the exons atGGCCTGGCCTGATCCTAAACAGTTTGCT GAGGAAGCGAAGGAAGTGGGGAAGCTGAGGCATAAGAGGCTGGCGAATCTGATTGGATATTGTTGTGATGGGGATGAGAGGCTGCTCGTAGCTGAATTTATGCCTAATGAGACGCTTGCCAAGCATTTATTCCACT GGGAGAATCAAACCCCTGAGTGGGCTATGCGTTTGAGAGTTGCGTTCTATATAGCCGAAGCATTGGATTATTGCAGCAGTGAAGGTCGCCCACTGTATCATGACTTGAATGCCTATAGGGTTCTCTTTGATGAG AATGGAGATCCACGTCTTTCTTGTTTTGGATTAATGAAGAATAGCCGGGATGGTAAAAGTTATAGCACGAATCTTGCATATACACCTCCTGAGTATCTAAGAAATg GGAGAGTCACTCCGGAAAGTGTTGTTTTCAGCTTTGGAACTGTCCTTTTGGATCTTCTTAGTGGAAAGCATATTCCTCCAACTCAT GCATTGGATATGATACGGGGCAAGAATATTCTTCTCTTAATGGATTCCCATTTGGAGGGTAATTTCTCAACTGAAGAGGCCACTGTAGTTTTTGATCTTGCCTCACGATGTTTGCAGTATGAACCAAGGGAGCGCCCGAAGACCAAAGATCTTGTTTCTACCCTAGCCCCCTTGCAAAATAAGCCCAAT GTCCCATCTTATGTGATGTTGGGAATTCCAAAATGTGAAGAAGCCCCATCTACACCACCCCACCCTCTCTCTCCAATGGGTGACGCCTGTTCACGTATGGATCTCACTGCTATCCATCAGTTTTTGGTGATGCAACATTACAAAGATGACGAGGGAACCAATGAG TTATCTTTCCAAGAATGGACTCAACAAATGAGAGATATGTTGGACGCAAGGAAAAGAGGAGACTTGGCATTCCGTGACAAAGAATTCAAAACCGCAATTGATTGTTATTCTCAG TTCATAGATGTGGGTACCATGATTTCACCAACCGTCCATGCACGACGGAGCCTTTGCTATCTCATGTGCGATCAGCCAGATGCTGCCCTTCGAGATGCTATGCAAGCACAATGCATATACCCCGAATGGTCCACAGCATTTTACATGCAGGCTGTGGCCCTTGCCAAGCTCGACATGCACAAAGATGCAGCAGATATGTTGAATGAGGCTGCCATGCtagaagaaaagaagcagCGAGGTGGAAAAGTATCATAA
- the LOC105159385 gene encoding uncharacterized protein LOC105159385 has translation MLFAVEGGGFFSSSASGYSKGLTLLLLGQKNEEKPMRVTPWNQYQLVDQETDPDLQLASAKNRPVRGCASFACFGRAAAGLESPSPLKVGPTQTREVQPGPPVFDESKDPKTSPGCVDDGDRSKRIVSLRSSLKKTNSAPIASTGSRGGDRKPEHETSCEKSNDVACQTQRRKVQWTDTTGGDLFEIREFEMSEVGSDDDFDHVSERTCACRIM, from the exons ATGTTATTTGCAGTAGAAGGAGGAGggtttttctcttcttcagcTTCCGGGTACAGTAAGGGCCTGACCCTTCTTTTATTGGGTCAGAAAAACGAAGAGAAACCCATGAGAGTGACGCCGTGGAATCAGTACCAGTTGGTGGACCAAGAGACTGATCCTGATCTCCAGCTGGCTTCTGCGAAGAACCGGCCTGTCCGCGGGTGCGCTTCCTTTGCGTGTTTTGGTCGCGCTGCCGCTGGACTTGAGAGCCCATCTCCTCTGAAAGTGGGACCAACACAAACTCGAGAAGTTCAGCCGGGGCCTCCAGTCTTTGATGAGAGTAAGGATCCAAAAACCTCACCTGGTTGTGTTGATGATGGTGATCGTAGTAAGAGGATAGTTAGTCTTAGGAGTAGcttgaagaaaacaaatagtGCTCCAATTGCTTCCACTGGCAGCAGGGGTGGTGATAGAAAGCCCGAGCATGAAACATCATGCGAAAAAAGCAATGATGTTGCTTGTCAAACGCAGAGGAGGAAAGTGCAGTGGACAGATACAACTGGGGGCGACCTTTTTGAGATTCGGGAATTTGAGATGAG TGAAGTTGGCTCGGACGACGATTTTGACCATGTGAGCGAGAGGACTTGTGCATGTAGGATAATGTAG
- the LOC105159386 gene encoding light-harvesting complex-like protein OHP2, chloroplastic, translated as MSVASSPSFPCIKIPNTSSPTPSSCSSSARSSSSSTFRFTIRSSQAEGPLRRPVAPAPVKPVPPSPPPPTSPPTSSQPPSAPPKPAAAAVGDKGVITLEFQRQKAKELQEYFKQKKLEEANQGPFFGFIGKNEISNGRWAMFGFAVGMLTEYATGSDFVDQVKILLSNFGILDLE; from the exons ATGTCAGTCGCATCATCGCCTTCATTCCCATGCATCAAAATCCCCAACACTTCATCTCCAACTCCATCATCATGCTCTTCTTCCGCCcgctcttcttcttcctccacGTTCAGATTCACCATAAGAAGCTCTCAAGCTGAGGGCCCTTTAAGAAGGCCGGTGGCTCCGGCACCTGTAAAGCCCGTCCCACcatctccaccaccaccaacttCTCCGCCCACTTCCTCTCAGCCACCGAGCGCGCCTCCCAAGCcggctgctgctgctgtggGCGACAAGGGTGTGATTACCTTGGAGTTCCAGAGGCAGAAGGCCAAAGAGCTTCAAGAGTATTTCAAGCAGAAGAAGCTTGAGGAAGCCAATCAAGGTCCCTTCTTTGGGTTCATTGGAAAGAATGAAATCTCCAATGGCAG GTGGGCAATGTTTGGTTTTGCTGTGGGAATGTTGACAGAATATGCAACAGGCTCAGACTTTGTGGATCAAGTTAAAATCCTGCTCTCCAACTTCGGAATTTTAGATCTTGAATGA